Proteins encoded within one genomic window of Aquarana catesbeiana isolate 2022-GZ linkage group LG03, ASM4218655v1, whole genome shotgun sequence:
- the LOC141134014 gene encoding olfactory receptor 13F1-like, producing MVFALHHTQLLLLLPLPVLALYSRMQEAVTKSNSGLNVSIDLCKVLTGTIHGATKHKVLHLLAFSGYPKVKCIIFIIVLLMYLLGILGNVLVGIIVCHTPHLHTPMYFFLANLTILDIVYVSVILPKLLAITITGDTGISYPGCITQIFFYVFSIGTEFFVLTSMAYDRYVAICIPLLYNVIMNRRTCVILAILCCTFGTFNSLMYALLISQLLFPISSAINHFFCHMKSVLRISCNDSTRIGVLITVDGIVLGFVTFILILTSYMYIISTILKIHTSSGRFKAFSSCSSHIIIVVLFCLTSLTLNMKPEMASSQEQDKILSMVYIAVVPMLNPLVYSLRNKDVLKAINEVISKTKNKICAN from the exons ATGGTCTTTGCACTgcatcacacccaacttttgctgcttctccctctcccagtcctaGCTCTGTACAGTAGAATGCAAGAAGCtgttaccaagtcaaattcag GTCTGAATGTTTCTATTGATCTTTGCAAAGTTTTAACAGGAACTATTCATGGAGCTACAAAACATAAGGTATTGCACCTTCTGGCATTTTCCGGTTATCCTAAAGTTAAATGTATCATTTTTATCATTGTCTTACTAATGTATTTACTCGGCATACTTGGAAACGTGCTTGTAGGTATAATTGTGTGTCACACTCCCCATTTGCATACTCCCATGTACTTTTTTCTGGCTAACCTAACAATCCTCGATattgtgtatgtttctgtaatcttGCCAAAGCTTCTGGCCATTACTATTACAGGTGACACAGGTATCTCCTATCCAGGCTGTATTACACAAATATTCTTCTATGTTTTCTCTATTGGAACAGAGTTTTTCGTGTTGACTTCTATGGCTTATGACAGATATGTGGCAATTTGCATTCCATTACTCTACAATGTGATAATGAATAGAAGGACGTGTGTGATATTGGCCATATTATGTTGCACTTTTGGGACTTTTAactcactgatgtatgcattgcTTATTTCACAATTATTGTTTCCAATTTCCAGTGCAATCAACCATTTCTTTTGCCATATGAAGTCAGTACTTCGTATCTCCTGCAATGACAGCACACGTATTGGAGTCCTAATTACTGTTGATGGTATTGTTTTAGGGTTTGTCACCTTCATATTGATTCTCACATCTTATATGTACATCATATCTACAATTCTAAAGATCCATACATCCTCCGGGAGATTTAAGGCATTTTCTAGCTGTTCCTCTCACATCATCATCGTTGTTTTATTTTGTCTGACATCTCTCACTCTTAACATGAAACCTGAAATGGCGTCTTCTCAGGAACAGGACAAAATACTCTCAATGGTGTATATTGCTGTTGTTCCAATGTTAAATCCCTTAGTATATAGTCTAAGAAATAAAGACGTTCTGAAAGCTATAAATGAAGTTATTTCAAAAACCAAAAATAAGATATGTGCCAATTGA
- the LOC141134015 gene encoding olfactory receptor 5AR1-like, whose product MVAAASESRDQWTVSNISLDLLCYKGNIQNFTLYNEFHMLAFSNYPNVQYVIFIAVLFIYLFGMLGNMLVTLIVCRTQQLHTPMYFFLCNLTVLDILYISAILPNLLFITITGDTIISYQGCFTQVFFYVFCVGTEFFLLTSMAYDRYIAICIPLHYILIMNKIICLTLSLFCIILGTCNALMYVLLISKLSFYSSSEINHFFCHMKTILSISCSDSSSISVLINVDGVVLGFFPFILILTSYMYILSTVMKIHTSSGRLKAFSSCSSHLTIVLLFCLTSLTLNIKPESRFSQEQDKLLSILYIGVVPMLNPLVYSLRNRKVIKAIKILFQDINQCFCHDTI is encoded by the exons atggtggcagcagcatccgAGAGCCGGGAtcaatggacag TTTCAAACATTTCATTGGATCTACTTTGCTACAAAGGAAATATTCAAAATTTCACACTCTACAATGAATTCCATATGCTAGCATTTTCAAACTATCCAAATGTCCAATATGTGATTTTTATtgctgtgttatttatttatttgtttggtaTGCTCGGAAACATGTTAGTTACTCTAATTGTATGCCGAACTCAGCAGTTGCATACCCCAATGTACTTTTTTCTATGTAATCTAACAGTCTTGGACATTTTATACATCTCTGCCATCTTGCCAAACCTGCTGTTTATAACAATCACGGGTGATACCATTATCTCTTATCAAGGATGTTTTACGCAAGTTTTCTTCTATGTTTTTTGTGTTGGCACAGAATTTTTCTTATTAACTTCTATGGCATATGATCGATACATCGCCATTTGCATTCCGCTTCACTACATTCTTATAATGAACAAAATAATTTGCTTAACCCTGAGCTTATTCTGCATCATTCTAGGTACATGTAATGCCTTGATGTATGTGTTGCTGATATCTAAGTTATCATTCTACAGTTCCAGTGAAATTAATCATTTCTTTTGTCATATGAAGACAATACTCAGTATCTCCTGTAGTGACAGCAGTAGCATATCGGTTCTAATAAATGTAGATGGTGtcgttttgggtttttttccctttatacttATTCTTACATCTTACATGTACATTCTATCTACAGTTATGAAGATCCACACATCTTCAGGAAGACTAAAGGCATTTTCCAGCTGTTCTTCTCATCTCACCATTGTTCTTTTATTTTGTCTCACATCTCTTACTCTTAACATAAAACCAGAATCTAGGTTTTCTCAGGAACAAGACAAGCTGCTCTCTATATTGTACATTGGTGTTGTTCCAATGTTAAATCCCCTGGTATATAGTCTGAGAAACAGAAAAGTCATAAAAGCCATAAAAATACTATTTCAAGATATTAACCAATGTTTTTGTCATGATACAATATaa